In bacterium, a single window of DNA contains:
- a CDS encoding type II toxin-antitoxin system RelE/ParE family toxin, with protein MIYPLRFLPEIEEDIIGAYVWYETKSPGLGEEFLRIFYACVGGIRWNPLLYPKVYKEFRRCLLRRFPYSIYYMIKDGQIIVYGLFHCARAPRTIKRKLQDREELENP; from the coding sequence ATGATATACCCACTGCGTTTTCTTCCTGAAATCGAGGAAGATATTATCGGTGCTTATGTATGGTATGAAACAAAATCACCGGGACTTGGGGAGGAATTTCTTCGGATATTTTATGCATGTGTTGGAGGAATTCGATGGAATCCATTGCTTTATCCGAAAGTTTATAAAGAATTCCGTCGCTGTCTGCTCAGAAGATTTCCGTATAGTATTTATTACATGATAAAAGATGGCCAGATTATTGTGTATGGACTTTTCCATTGTGCACGTGCTCCCCGGACTATTAAAAGAAAACTGCAAGATCGAGAAGAACTGGAAAACCCTTAA
- a CDS encoding addiction module protein, producing the protein MRVNDIPEITKLSTPEKILFVENLWDSIASDESVVPIPQSHIEELDKRFKRYESGRGTLLSLDELQAKIQGRK; encoded by the coding sequence GTGCGCGTGAATGATATTCCCGAAATCACTAAATTAAGTACGCCGGAAAAGATTTTGTTTGTTGAGAATCTGTGGGATAGTATTGCTTCGGATGAATCTGTTGTTCCTATTCCTCAAAGCCACATAGAGGAGTTGGACAAAAGGTTCAAAAGATATGAATCTGGGCGGGGGACTCTTTTATCTCTCGATGAACTTCAGGCAAAAATACAAGGTAGAAAATGA